The window CTGCCGGCGACAGCCACTTCCGAACCGAACCAATCCAGAGATATCGCGAGCAACAACTCCGAAACGACCGGGGCATCGTTGGCAGTGGTATTGATGACTGACGGTCGTGACTCGGCAGGCGTGGACGATGCTTCCGACTTGGCTTGGCAGCTTTCACAATCGGGCTGGCAAATCCACACGCTTGGGGTCGGCAGCGTCGACGAACCGACCGACATCGGAATCACCAATGTTCTGCATCCTGAAAGAACGGCCTCAGATGGACGCCTCACCGGAACCATCGTTGCCAAACATTTCGGTGTGACCAATGAATCGCTCCAGGTCGAACTTCGGTCCGGTGAAAACGTCGTCTGGTCGGAAAAGTTCGTGGCGACTCATGATGGGCAAACGGAAGTCGAGTTTGATCTTCCGATGAAGCCGCTTACGAACCAACTTGCTGACAACGAAGTGAGAGGTGTCGACCGCGATAGTGTTGTCCTTCCTTTTTCCGCATCGATTCGGCTGACGGATCCACCCAATCAAACAAGTTTGAGCCAACCCGAGAATGATCGTTGGGATTTCCGAGTCGCAGCAGCCAGTCGTGATCGTCGCTTGCTGATCTTGGACGGTTCATCCCGATGGGAAACCCGCTACATCCGAAACTTGCTTTCTCGTGACCCCGCTTGGCAAGTCGACACGGTGCTATTCGGTCCCGGGACGGATTCTCCGATAATCGAGCGAGGTGGTGAGGAGGGCAATGTTCCGGCGTCCATGGACGATTGGAACCGTTACGACGCGGTCGTCCTGGGAGAAGTCCCACCGGAACAATGGACAACGATAGACTCCGATGGGCTGCGAGAATTTGTTCGCCGCGGCGGTGGGTTGATTCTGCTCAATGGGCGATACAACCGCTTGTCACGAATTGATTCGTTGAATGAACTTCTTCCAGTGGATTTCGTCGCTGCGGCGCCCACGTCGCAAAACGACGATCTAATTCGATACCAAAGGCAACAACCCCAGGTTCAGTCGATTGGCCCAACAACGACCGGTCGATCTCAGCCAGTGATGCTGCTCAGTTCGGACATCCAATCCAACGGCGAACTTTGGCGAAGCATGCCGGTGCCTTCCGTCATTCCCGTCACGACCGCCCGTGCGGACTCCGAGGTGTGGGCGGATGCGTTGGTGCAACCAACCGACACATCAACACCGACTGAAAATCGTGTGCCATGGTTGGTCACACGGCTGTTTGGCGCCGGCCGAGTCTTTTTTCTGGCGACCGACCAAACATGGCGTTGGCGTTACAAGATTGAAAGCCAGCTTCACGGTCGATTCTGGAATCAGATCTTGACCGCCGCAATGCAGCCGCCTTACGCCGTACGAGATGACTATGTTGCCATCGGAACGGATCGCATTGATTATGACGCGGGGCAATCAGCGCTAATCCGAACTCGGTTGCTCAATGATGAACAAGGCGTTTCACGTGATGCCGTATCCAACTCATCCACCACGGTTGATGCACTGCTGATAAGAGACGACCAGATCATCGCCACGATTCCGATGAATCTCGATGACGCTTCGCGTCAAACATACTTGGCCCAAACCGCTCCGCTTCCTCCCGGTGCCTACCACGTACGAATTCGGGCCAGTGGTTATGACGCGTCGGCTTTGAAAGCCACTGCGCCCATTTGGGTCAAATCCACCCAAAACGGCGAACTGAATCGTGTCGCGGTCGATGAGGCGACTTTGCGAGAAATCGCGGGCGCCGGTGAGGGCAGTTATTTCCACGAATCATCTGCGGAAGATCTGCTGAGCCAATTGATACCGTTGTCCCGTGGACAAATCATCGAAACAGACACGTTGTTGTGGGAGTCATGGTGGCTGTTTGTGGTCATCCTGGTACTCCTGGCAACCGAATGGTGGATGCGTAAAAAGGTGGGATTGGTATGAGCGAAGTACCGCACGGAATGACGGGTCAATTCCCCGCGTCAAATCAGCTAGCTCCCAGTGAGATGCTGCCAGCGACTCGCGAAGCTCTGCGTGCATTCGCTCGACGGCGTGCCACGTTGCAATTTTGCCGCGGCGTCGCCATGGGCGCGACAGTGTTGATTGCTGGCATGATTCTTCTCGCTTTGATTGATCATTTCGCGAGACCGACGACATTGCCGCGAATCTTGCTCAGTCTGCTCGCGTATGGCGTCGCCGGATGGGTGGCCTATCGCAACGGGATCGCATCCGCTTTCCAAAGTTCAGCATCCGAAGTCGCGGGCAGTTTTGAGGTCGCTCAAACCAAACTGCGAGGCCAAGTTCTTTCTGCAGTTGAATTGAGCGAGGTCGATCATCTCAATGGATCCCCCGATTTCCGAAGAAAGCTTCAAACGCATGTCGCCAATGAATTGAGCGGAATCGAAGTCCGACATTTGCTGCCATGGAAACTGATCCAACGTGCCACTTTTGTGTTGTTCGGTTTATTAGTCGTGATCGTATCCTTGGGGTTGATCCCGACACTGGAATTGCCACGGCGGTTTGCACGCGTGCTGCTACCGATCGCACCCATCCAACGAGCGTCGCTGACGAAGATCCATTTGATTCAACCGAATCCACCTTCCGCGATGGTCGCCGAAGGAGACTTGGTTGGGGTGGTGGCGAAAATTGGACGTTTAGGACGCTCTGATGTCTGGCTAGAAATTCGCGATGATTCCGGTGAAGAGCGTCTTCGAATGGTCCGACGTTCAGCGGACGATCAATCGCAGACGGATTCGAATGAATCTTCACTTCCAACTTTTTCTGCCAATCTGCCGGTACAACAAACACCGGTCGACTATCGAATTTTGGCGGGTGATGCAGAGACCCTTTGGTACACGCTGACACCTCAACCTCGACCACGCGCGACGTCATTCGAAAAAGAATATCAGTACCCGACTCACCTGAAATTGCCGAACGAAGTTCTCACAGAAGACCACGGGGACCTGACTGCATTCGTCGGAACAAAAGTCACGATGAAGGTCAACTTTGACCAACCCGTTCGCGATGCCGAAATGCGTTTTTCTTCTCGGGGCACCGGGCTGGCATTGTCCCCGAACCCTTCAAACGAACTTCAGTTCGAGATCACGGTTCCAATCTCCACGCCGGGCAGTTATCGAATCGATGCGATCGGATCTGACACCGGCCTGAACAATCCATTCTCGCCACGTTACACGATTGATCCGGTGATCGACCGCAATCCGATCGCGATGTGGGACCACTCGACGCCACGCCGACAAATCGTTTCCCCGGCTGCCGTGCTGTCTTTGGTGGGACATCTCGAAGACGACGTGCCGATGGACCATGTTATTCAGCAAATCTTGTTGGAAGGCGAAGGAGTGACGGAAATCAAAAAGTCATTGGACTCCCCAAGCCGAATCGCTCGCGTGGAATTGGAATGGGACTTGGCGTGCTTTGATGGACGAGAAAAACCGGACGTGACGCTTCCATCTGGCAGCCGACTAAAAACGCGGCTCATTGCGGTGGATCGATCTGGGCATCGCGGTCAATCCAATTGGATCGACGTTTTCATTGCCCGTTCGGACTTTGACCCTCATCGGCACCAAGATCTGATCGAGCACCAAGAGCTCTCTCGGCAAATCACTTCCTGGCTGGAAGAACTGAACCTGATCGCGAAAGGCATGCAAACCAGCATGAAAGAAGCAATCGATTCGCCAGACAATCCTTCGTTTCTCCTCGAGACTGATCTCACGGAACAATTTCAATCATTGCAGACTCGATGGGAATCGATCTCGGGATTCGACGGAGAACAGAGCACCGCTACTCCCACCAAAGCATCACCAATTTCGATCCGCAAACAACTCGCATTGTTGAATAATCCTGTTGTGATCGATCAATGGGCTCAACTGGATTCCGCCGCGAACTTTGCTCTCCAACAACTATCGCTCCACTATCAAGCTTGGCAACAAATTGGCAAACAGTTGCCCGCAAAAGAATTCGCTCCTGAGCGTAAACGACTCGCCGGATCACATGTTGGTGATGTGCGATCGATTGGCAATCTGACCTCACGCTCGATCGATTTCACCAAAGCAATCCTGGCGATTGATTTGGCGAAGGGAGTGTCGAGGGACATGGCGACGGTTGAGAACAGCGCAAGGATGCTCGGTGATACCGCTGCAAACGTTCCGCTCACCAGACTGCCTGGACAAAGTGAGCTAATCAACCAGCAATTGCTACAGATCAGCCAATTGCTGAAGTCGATGGAACCAGATCTTCCCGAGAATGTGAACGGGACGCATGAGAACATTCATCGATTCATCGACGACCGTACTCGAATGATCTCAGACGGTCGTGATCGACTCAAAACTTCTCAGGATGGCAGCGCCGAGGCTCCATTCCGCCACACCATGCGTCAGTTAGCGAATGATATTGAATCGCTACGAAAACAAAGTTTGCTCAATGGGAACATCAACAACGAAATCGCTGCGGCGACAAAGGAGTTCGCCGCCGAACCGTTGGGATGGGCCGGACAATTGCGTTCGCTGAATCGCACCGGAAAACAATGGCTCGACCAAAGCAAAAAGAGCGTCTCGATCGAGGAGCGAGGCGATTCAAACGACCTGACCGAATCGAAAAACCTCGAACTATTTTACGCCGATCATTTCCAAAGATTACGCGAAACGATTCATCAACGACTCAATCAATTGGAGCTTATCGAAGAATCAAGAAGTGACTCTCAAGTGACCGCGAGCGCCGATCTCGAACTCATCTCTCGCACGTTGGACGCGGTCTTCACCGAGGGATTCGTCTCGCCGGAAAACTCAAACCTTGATCCAGTGGCTTTCTTTGACAAAGTCTCCAAGGCCATCTTGACCTTGGACGCTGGAAACAAGCTGCATCGATTCGAAAAGCAATTGCAGTTTGTGGCTGACCGAGAGCGTTATTCAGTCGATTTGATCGACGCGATGATTCAACAACCGATTCGCTTGAAACACATTCAAGTCGCCAATGAAATCCCGATGGCACAAATCCGTCACGTGGGTCTGGACCAAGAAGTAGGGCAACAGCTTCAGAACACACGCTGGAATCAAGATGCGACCCAGGCTCGTGAACGTTTGGAGAACCGACGTTGGAAAACCCAACCACACGTGTCGGCCGCCATTCCCGTCGAATCCATTTTGACGACCTATCGATCCACTTGGGAAGATCTCGATCCGATGATGGAAGAGGCTCGCGAATTCCTGCGAGACCTGACGCCGAGCCTGTCGGATCAAGCACGCGAGGCAGCCGAGGAAGCCGAACAACAAAGCGAGGCGATCAAAGAAGACCAAACCGATCGTCCGGATTCGCCTGAGCAAGTCGCCGCCGATGCGGAACTCAAATTTGATGGTTTAAAGCAACAAGTCGGCGAGATCGCTGAACAACTCGCCGACCGAGCGAACAACGCTGACTATTCAAAAGCAGAAGATGCACAGGTCGCTCGCGACGCGGACCAAGCCATAGCCGCTATCGAAGAACAATCCGAGAAAGTTGCCAGCCAGCTTCGTGAAAACCAACCCGAGGAAGCGAGCGAATCGCTGAGCGATCTATCCAAAACGCTCGAAGCGATCGCAGACCATTTCGAGGCAGTCGACTCAGGCGAAGACACCTCCGCGACTCGAGAAACTCTCAACGAGATGGCTCCGACTTCCGAGTCAATCTCATCCATGGACAACCAGTTCGACGCTGCGGAATCGGTCGCGAAGGCCAATCAAATGACTCCGGAGCAATTGCTCGAGCAACTCGAAAAGAAACTACCAACCGACCAACCGATGCAAGAATCATTGCAGGACATCACAGAAAAAACGGTTCGGGCCGCAGAGCAAATGATTCGCGAGGCGGCGAACGAAGAGACCAGCTTGCGCCGCAATTTGGAACGGTCAGACGCGGAGTTCTCTGAGCAGAAGCGGGTCGCTCGAAATGAATTGCGTTCGATGTCTGATCGTGCAAACGCGGTCCGTGATCACTTGCTTGCAATGGCGGAGCAGGCCAGCGGTTGGTCGAACGAGAGTGCGACTCAACAAGACATCCAACAAATTCGCCAGCAACTGTCGTCGGCGACTCAGAAAGCCAATGAAGTTCAGCGTGACGATGCATTGCTAGAAGAACTGCGGGCGGCGAACGAGTCACTTCGCGAAGTAGTGAAAGACGCGGCAAAACAGACGGCCAAAATCAACGAAAAGGCACAAAAGTCGCAGAAGAACGCGTTGCACAACAACGAACAATCGCGAACAAAGGCCGCTCGGCAGTTGGAGGCGATCCAGCGGCGTGGCAAAAACCAATACCTGCAATCACTGCAAAGGGCCAACCAGCAGTGGAACCGCGATGTGGAAGAGGCCGGACGCCGCATTCAACAGGCGCAGAACCAGGAACGCAACGCTCAAACCAGTTTGGATCGGGCGCAAGAAAAGCTGAAGAAGCAACCCGATGACGCGTCGGCGAAGGAGGAGGTGGCGGACAAACGAGCTCAGGTTGAAAATGCCCGAAAGGCTGCCAATGCAGCCAAGCAAACTCGTGAGTTGGCTCGTCAATCAGAAGCTGAGGCCAAACAGCGATTCGAAAAAGCACGCAACCGAACCGTCGCCAACTTGGACGCCGAAAACCCAGCGGCCGAAATGCTCTCGCGAGTCACTCAACAAGCAACCGAAGAGCTTCAAGATCTGGCCAACTCACTCGATTCCGTTCAAGAATCGCTCTCCATGGAAGACTCATTGAGTTCACCCGAATCAGCCAACAAAACCTTGGCTGACCAACAGGAGCGTCTTCAACAGTCAGTCGCGATGGCGGCGGAAGAACTTCGGCGAGCAGCACGGCACGAAGAGCGACTCGGCAACACCACGTCGGCCGAAAACCTGAACAAAGTTGCAAAAGACATTGAGTCGGTCAATGAACAACCGATGAGCGTTGCACAAGAATCGCTGCAAGCTGGGAAAGCCGGACAAGCGAACGAACAACTCGCCGAAGCTGCCGCTCAACTGCAGAAGACAGCCGAAACTCTCGCACAGCAAACCACCAATGCATCAACCGATCCAAACCAATCCGACGGTGTATTCGATGGCGAACCTTCGTCGACCCAAAGTCAAAAACTGGCCAAAACGTTAGACGAATTGGATCGTGCCCTGAATTCGCCACCGCCTGAGATGGAAGACGCCCAATCGGATTCAGGCGAATCAAAATCGTCGCAATCAGATTCTAAGAACCAATCGTCGGATCAATCCTCCGATGGCCAATCCTCAGAAGGTTCGCCCGGACAGCCACAGACGGATGCTCCGTCCAGCCAACAAAGCGGCCAGTCAAACTCCGAATCGAGTACAAGCCAACCCGCAACTTCCGGGCAAGCTTCTTCAACTCTTGCCGAAGCTGCTCAACAAGCCATCCGCAATTTGGCTCAGCAAAGACAACGGCAACTACAGCAGATCGCGCAGGCGGGCGATCCATCTCAGCCGTCCGACCAAGAATCGTCTCAACAAAGCAGTTTCCAAGCGAACAACCCCGCGACTGACTTCTCGCAGACACAAGACAATTCGTTGATTGACGCGAGCGATTGGAACGTCACCGACGGAGACTGGGGCGAACTGCGTGAACGCCAGACCGATGAAGTCATACAAGATCGCAAGGTTCGCATCCCGATGACGTATCGCAAAGCGGTCCAGGCCTACTTTGAAGCGGTCTCCGCCGAAGCGGCCAAGACCACCTCTTCTAAAGAATCCCCGAGCAGGTGATCGTCATGCATTCCACCAAACGCAATCATCTGGACCGCAGGGCTTGGCTGAACCACGCACTGGCAGGCACCGGCTTCGCGTGTGCGAGCCTGCTCGGATCAAGTACGCCGTCATTCGGCAAGAAGGCTCACGCCGGCGAAGACCTGACAGATCTCTATGTTGATGACGCGATTGACCAATCCGTGAACCAAGGCGTCAAGTTCTTGCTGCGACTGCAGAAAGAAGATGGTTCCATCGCAGACCGCGGCACCGCAACTGCGATGACATCGCTTGTCATCATGGCATTGGCTTCGGTTGGAACCATTCCCGAACCGGGGACACCGGAGGGACGAGCGATGAGCCGTGCGATTGAATTCGTCCTTCAACCTCGCAATCAAACGAAAGGCTACTTCGGTCATCACGATGGATCGCGAATGTACGGGCACGGCATCACCACTCTGATGTTGACTGAGATTTTAGGGATGGGTGCGACCATTGACCAAAATGCACGCATTCACGATGCGCTCGTGCAAGCCATTCAGGTCATTTTGAAGTCACAAGCCGTTCGCAAACCACAACGTCTTCAGGGCGGTTGGCGATACAAACCCGACTCCAAAGATTCGGATCTGTCGGTTTCGGTGTGGCAAGTGATGGCATTGCGATCAGCGAAGAATGACGGTTTGGATGTCCCCGCGGAGGCCATCGATTTCGCGGTGGAATACTTGCAAGAATCCTACACGTCACCGCTCGACGAAAAAGGACAACCTCGTGAGAAGGTTGGTGGCTTTGCCTACACACCTGGAACCCATCACCCCGCATTCACGATGACTGCGGCTGGGTTGCTGGCGATGCAGACCTGCGGTCGCTATGACTCGCCGCTGGTGGCAGGCTCCGCCGCGTGGTTGCTGGAACACCCTCCACGGACGAACGAACGATTCTTTTTCTATGGAATGTATTACTACGCACAAGGCATGCACCAAGTCGGCGGAGAAGCCGCGGAAACGGCGGCGAAACTGGTGCCGGAATTGCTATTGAGACTGCAAGCGGACAACGGGTCGTGGGTCAGCCACCAAGGTGAAGAACGCAATGTCGGCGTTGCCTATGCGACCTCATTGGCCATCCTCAGCCTCAGTGTTCGCTATCATTACCTACCGATCTATCAACGTTGATCGCCTGCCGAGGTCATGCCAAACGGACTACGAAACTCATCTGGCACGTAACAATTAGCCAGTTCTCACCGAATCACCCCGTGTTTTTGGCCGTCAAAGGTTTTGGGCCGTCAAAATCCAGGCAACCGAATTGGATTGACAATCGGATGAGACGTGGGAATACTACCGGCAACGTTACGTGGTGCCGGTGTTCCAAATCTTGGATCACTGGGAACAGGGAACTTCGGTGAGATTCCGAGACGGCCCGGCCGCTGTATCCGATGCGAAGTTGCTGACTTGGCAACTTCCAAGCAAACATTCCTCTTGTGCCATTGTCGTTGATCGGAATTATCCGTGACGGACGAGAAGGCGAGCGTTTGCGAGTTTGCATCGGGAGTCAGAAGACCTACCACGAAACGGACACTATGTGATCTTCTTGGGCGAGATCGGTGTTGAGGCGAAACCCATTTTCGCTTGGCTATTTCGTTGAATCCCAGTTCGAATTCTGAAGGCCACTTCCGCGCGGGTGCATCTCGATCGGTAGGCACAGAATCGGACTGACACGATCGCTTCGCATGGTCCCGTCCGCTCAAAAGCATTGCCGCCGCTATCACTGCGTTTTCGCACGTGGCTTCACCTTGGTCGAATTGTTGGTTGTGATCGCAATCATCGGCGTCTTGGTTGGGTTGTTGCTTCCCGCGGTTCAAGCGGCTCGCGAAGCCATGCGACGCGCGTCCTGCCAAAACAACTTGCATCAGATTGGTTTGGCTCTGCACAACTACCATGCGGCGCACAATAAGTTTCCGCCCGGCGCTATCGAGGTACGACCTCAATTCCCGAACGGAAAACAATTGGCATGGTCCGCGTTCGTGTTGCCATTCATGGAACAGTCGGGTCTGCATGAGCAAATAGATTTCCGATTAGCGTTTGATGCGCCGGAAAATGAACCCGCCGCAGCAACCGTTTTGCCAGCCTTCCTTTGCCCAAGCACGCCCCGCTCCGACGGATTGATGCAGGGACGTGGTGCCTCCGATTACGGCGGTATCTACGGCCAACGCATCATAGGCCGCAATGATCCTCCCAACGGAATGATGCTTCACGACCGGGCTCTCGCGATGCGAGACGTCTTGGACGGAAGCTCACATACCGTGATCGTTTCAGAAGACGCAGCCTTTCCAGATGGGCAATGGATCAATGGACGCAACTTGTTTGACCAAGCGTTCCCGATCAACAAAGCCCCCAAATTTGAAAACGATATGCGTAGCTTTCACGTCGGCGGCGTGATGATCCTCCGCACGGATAGTTCGGTCGCGTTTCTGACTGAACAACTTGATCTGCAAATCCTGGCTGCGCTCTGCACGCGAGC of the Rhodopirellula baltica SH 1 genome contains:
- a CDS encoding prenyltransferase/squalene oxidase repeat-containing protein, yielding MIVMHSTKRNHLDRRAWLNHALAGTGFACASLLGSSTPSFGKKAHAGEDLTDLYVDDAIDQSVNQGVKFLLRLQKEDGSIADRGTATAMTSLVIMALASVGTIPEPGTPEGRAMSRAIEFVLQPRNQTKGYFGHHDGSRMYGHGITTLMLTEILGMGATIDQNARIHDALVQAIQVILKSQAVRKPQRLQGGWRYKPDSKDSDLSVSVWQVMALRSAKNDGLDVPAEAIDFAVEYLQESYTSPLDEKGQPREKVGGFAYTPGTHHPAFTMTAAGLLAMQTCGRYDSPLVAGSAAWLLEHPPRTNERFFFYGMYYYAQGMHQVGGEAAETAAKLVPELLLRLQADNGSWVSHQGEERNVGVAYATSLAILSLSVRYHYLPIYQR
- a CDS encoding peptidase; this encodes MSEVPHGMTGQFPASNQLAPSEMLPATREALRAFARRRATLQFCRGVAMGATVLIAGMILLALIDHFARPTTLPRILLSLLAYGVAGWVAYRNGIASAFQSSASEVAGSFEVAQTKLRGQVLSAVELSEVDHLNGSPDFRRKLQTHVANELSGIEVRHLLPWKLIQRATFVLFGLLVVIVSLGLIPTLELPRRFARVLLPIAPIQRASLTKIHLIQPNPPSAMVAEGDLVGVVAKIGRLGRSDVWLEIRDDSGEERLRMVRRSADDQSQTDSNESSLPTFSANLPVQQTPVDYRILAGDAETLWYTLTPQPRPRATSFEKEYQYPTHLKLPNEVLTEDHGDLTAFVGTKVTMKVNFDQPVRDAEMRFSSRGTGLALSPNPSNELQFEITVPISTPGSYRIDAIGSDTGLNNPFSPRYTIDPVIDRNPIAMWDHSTPRRQIVSPAAVLSLVGHLEDDVPMDHVIQQILLEGEGVTEIKKSLDSPSRIARVELEWDLACFDGREKPDVTLPSGSRLKTRLIAVDRSGHRGQSNWIDVFIARSDFDPHRHQDLIEHQELSRQITSWLEELNLIAKGMQTSMKEAIDSPDNPSFLLETDLTEQFQSLQTRWESISGFDGEQSTATPTKASPISIRKQLALLNNPVVIDQWAQLDSAANFALQQLSLHYQAWQQIGKQLPAKEFAPERKRLAGSHVGDVRSIGNLTSRSIDFTKAILAIDLAKGVSRDMATVENSARMLGDTAANVPLTRLPGQSELINQQLLQISQLLKSMEPDLPENVNGTHENIHRFIDDRTRMISDGRDRLKTSQDGSAEAPFRHTMRQLANDIESLRKQSLLNGNINNEIAAATKEFAAEPLGWAGQLRSLNRTGKQWLDQSKKSVSIEERGDSNDLTESKNLELFYADHFQRLRETIHQRLNQLELIEESRSDSQVTASADLELISRTLDAVFTEGFVSPENSNLDPVAFFDKVSKAILTLDAGNKLHRFEKQLQFVADRERYSVDLIDAMIQQPIRLKHIQVANEIPMAQIRHVGLDQEVGQQLQNTRWNQDATQARERLENRRWKTQPHVSAAIPVESILTTYRSTWEDLDPMMEEAREFLRDLTPSLSDQAREAAEEAEQQSEAIKEDQTDRPDSPEQVAADAELKFDGLKQQVGEIAEQLADRANNADYSKAEDAQVARDADQAIAAIEEQSEKVASQLRENQPEEASESLSDLSKTLEAIADHFEAVDSGEDTSATRETLNEMAPTSESISSMDNQFDAAESVAKANQMTPEQLLEQLEKKLPTDQPMQESLQDITEKTVRAAEQMIREAANEETSLRRNLERSDAEFSEQKRVARNELRSMSDRANAVRDHLLAMAEQASGWSNESATQQDIQQIRQQLSSATQKANEVQRDDALLEELRAANESLREVVKDAAKQTAKINEKAQKSQKNALHNNEQSRTKAARQLEAIQRRGKNQYLQSLQRANQQWNRDVEEAGRRIQQAQNQERNAQTSLDRAQEKLKKQPDDASAKEEVADKRAQVENARKAANAAKQTRELARQSEAEAKQRFEKARNRTVANLDAENPAAEMLSRVTQQATEELQDLANSLDSVQESLSMEDSLSSPESANKTLADQQERLQQSVAMAAEELRRAARHEERLGNTTSAENLNKVAKDIESVNEQPMSVAQESLQAGKAGQANEQLAEAAAQLQKTAETLAQQTTNASTDPNQSDGVFDGEPSSTQSQKLAKTLDELDRALNSPPPEMEDAQSDSGESKSSQSDSKNQSSDQSSDGQSSEGSPGQPQTDAPSSQQSGQSNSESSTSQPATSGQASSTLAEAAQQAIRNLAQQRQRQLQQIAQAGDPSQPSDQESSQQSSFQANNPATDFSQTQDNSLIDASDWNVTDGDWGELRERQTDEVIQDRKVRIPMTYRKAVQAYFEAVSAEAAKTTSSKESPSR
- a CDS encoding VWA domain-containing protein, giving the protein MIAVCPQPILANLRFSWDLPVWAILTIAITIGLAAAWLYLRETRQIPGMAAWLLPALRSTAVILTILLLAGPIWHHRQVTGQPARLIFAVDQSLSMGVSDSSDLQSPDRLQRSLERLFGKDEKDGWIESLRSTHLIDVMSFDATAHSRWKSYDTEDAATESPSGTFTIEANGSTTNLSAALRPVLPATATSEPNQSRDIASNNSETTGASLAVVLMTDGRDSAGVDDASDLAWQLSQSGWQIHTLGVGSVDEPTDIGITNVLHPERTASDGRLTGTIVAKHFGVTNESLQVELRSGENVVWSEKFVATHDGQTEVEFDLPMKPLTNQLADNEVRGVDRDSVVLPFSASIRLTDPPNQTSLSQPENDRWDFRVAAASRDRRLLILDGSSRWETRYIRNLLSRDPAWQVDTVLFGPGTDSPIIERGGEEGNVPASMDDWNRYDAVVLGEVPPEQWTTIDSDGLREFVRRGGGLILLNGRYNRLSRIDSLNELLPVDFVAAAPTSQNDDLIRYQRQQPQVQSIGPTTTGRSQPVMLLSSDIQSNGELWRSMPVPSVIPVTTARADSEVWADALVQPTDTSTPTENRVPWLVTRLFGAGRVFFLATDQTWRWRYKIESQLHGRFWNQILTAAMQPPYAVRDDYVAIGTDRIDYDAGQSALIRTRLLNDEQGVSRDAVSNSSTTVDALLIRDDQIIATIPMNLDDASRQTYLAQTAPLPPGAYHVRIRASGYDASALKATAPIWVKSTQNGELNRVAVDEATLREIAGAGEGSYFHESSAEDLLSQLIPLSRGQIIETDTLLWESWWLFVVILVLLATEWWMRKKVGLV
- a CDS encoding DUF1559 domain-containing protein — translated: MVPSAQKHCRRYHCVFARGFTLVELLVVIAIIGVLVGLLLPAVQAAREAMRRASCQNNLHQIGLALHNYHAAHNKFPPGAIEVRPQFPNGKQLAWSAFVLPFMEQSGLHEQIDFRLAFDAPENEPAAATVLPAFLCPSTPRSDGLMQGRGASDYGGIYGQRIIGRNDPPNGMMLHDRALAMRDVLDGSSHTVIVSEDAAFPDGQWINGRNLFDQAFPINKAPKFENDMRSFHVGGVMILRTDSSVAFLTEQLDLQILAALCTRAGHDDATL